The genomic interval AATTATGGGTTGGTCTTGGTAGTCATTGGAATTGAGTCGAATGAAGCCACGACTTTTGGGCCGGGAGAGGGTGGGCAATAAGTAACTCGTTTCCATTCCTAGGTATGGCTCAAACATGTATTCCCATGATTTTCCCTTGTAGCGGTATGAATCCTTCATGGCAGCACCAAAGTCATTCCCATGGGCATAAGCGCATGAATGCATCTGGGCATCAGGCCGGGTTTGGTCGGGATTGTGCTTGGTATTGTAGTACCCATTGGATCCGATGTTGTTATCCGCCAAGGGCCCGGCCCCATTGAGGAAGAAGTCGATGTAGTTCAGTGggttcaaaacattgaaaggtGAGGTGGTCAGTCCGGATTTCGTGCCGTTCATGTAAAACGGGTAGTACACGTGCAAATGGTCCTGAAGGTTGTCGCCCACAGGCAAATCTTTGATCACCGGGATGTTCAAGTGTTCCAAATGGTTTTTCGGACCAACGCCGGACAACATGAGTAAATGTGGGGACGCAATGGCGCCCGCACTCAATATGACCTCTTTCTGGGCGTAATATTTCAGGGTCTGCCCAAAACGATTAACCTCGACTCCCACGGCTCGCTTACCCTCAAAGATCAATTTGGTAGCTTGAGCAAAGGTCAGCACATCGATGTTGGCCTTTCCCAACAAAGGCTCCACATACGAACGATAGGTTCCCAATCGCCATGAGTCCTTGTCAATGGTAACCTGGACATGCTCGAAGAACCCTCCTTCAGACGCGCCATTGGGGTCGCCCAACTCATAACCCATCTCCCGGAAGCCTTGGTTATACACATGGTTAATTGGGTGTCTGTGGGGCGTTTGCTTGACCCCCGTGGGTCCATTACTCCCATGGAAGTTTTCCTGCTGATCCACTTTGCCGTAAAACGACTCGCTCTTCTTGTAATAAGGTAGGACATCCTTGTAACTCCAACCTGTATTGCCAAAGCTTTCCCATTCGTCGTAATCCTTGCGATGTCCTCGCAAGTAAAGCATCCAATTGAGCATTGAACTGCCACCGAGGACCTTACCCCGGGGGATACTCATAACCACGCCTTGACCAGCATTTTCCGACGGTACAAAGTCGTACTTCCAATCATAAGGTGAGCTCATGAAATGCGACACAAACGCCGGAATGCCTTGGAGCCAATTGGAAGGACCTCCAGCCTCAATCAAGAGGACATGGTGGCCAGCCTCAGCCAATCTGCCGGCAACAACTGAACCGGCTGATCCAGATCCGATCACCAAGAAGTCGTAGTTGGAGGCATCCTTGGGAGGAGCCACCATGAGTTTGGTGAAGTACATCTGGACATAGTAGGACAAGTGCACATAGGAATAGAATACCAAACTTGTCACCACAAGGATCCAGTAGTACAAGATGTGCAAATTCATCTTGGGATCTAAATTTGGACCACACTGCTTTGCTGTAACATGTGAAAACAGGGTAGTTTTGCAGACGGAAAACTGTTTATTTGCACACTTGTATGGCGCGTAAACCCGAGTGTTCAAGTCGAACACTCGCCTTTCACCTTGTTTGCCAAATGCTTATCGGACTTGAATGTATGTAGGAGACAGACGCTTCGGTTGATGATGTTACTACCCGAAAAGAGCCAAGGAAACTGGTTCTGCGCATCGGCCTCAGCCCATCCTCGGATGCGGCAACAACGCTGATTTCAGCAGCCcttctacgtacgtacgtacataataCGTGTTGTACACGTTGATCTCTCACAATTGGCTTGAGTGTCTGTCTAGCTCTGATTAGAACTGCATGTTCCTTATTGGAACCTATTCCAGAAACCTGTACAGTAGTACGATTGTCTTTTACACCAGCGACGATTAAAGGCTCACACATTTCAAGTATATATTTTTGTGATGATGAACCATTTAGCTAACGCCCTGATATTTCCAGTATGCATATTCTACTTTTGCCAAAGGTTCAGCTCTTCAGAAACGATCATGTCACAGAACGGAGAGTCTCTCCACAAATCCAGAGTTTAGGAGAGGAATGTAGCAAAACCTGTTTTGGAAgggacccaaatgacaaatgCATCTCGAACCGAACTCTAGGCTTGAAATTCTATTGAATCCTCATGAATGAGCGTTTTGCTCGAGAAAATTTCTATTACTTGACATACGTAACGTGAAATGTGGGCAATCAATGCATTTAAATAGATTGCCTGGCGGAGGATACTTGCTACAAGTACACTGTCCTTTGCAAAAGCAAGTGACTTTGATTGATGTATGAATGTGTGATTTACTTGTTGAAAATTGATCTCAGAAtcaaaaaatagacaaaaatGTACCTGAACATTGAAACCCGTGCCAAAAATGAGATTAGATTTGCGAAAACATTTCTTCAGTGTTCGCTCTGTTAAGATATGGAACGATCTCCCAGGCGAAGTGCGACAGTGTCATACCGTCAAcgaattcaaaaataaatgtgtCTCCCATAACAAGATTTAACTTTCAACGTAATCACCCTTCCCATGTCAAAAtgtgttctctttttcactATTTCCATAATGCAAATAACCCAAATATCTTCATAATGACTATTAATGGTCCCTGAAGATTAATAAAATCTTGTAAAAAAACCATCAGTCACATTCCAATATAAGCTTGAGCATTAAAGACCTACTCTTGTGCAAAAAATACTTTGCAACGGATTAGTTCCATTTTGTCCTCATCCTGCAGAATATCTTTGGTGAACAAcagttttccaaatttgatcaatgaatattttgcaTTGTAAGACTCACTTGCTTATTTCAACACACTTTGTAAAGTTGTCACTcatgttttaatttttttttgcattggcGACTCAGTTCCCATTTCTTCAAATAGATAACAACAAAGGATATTCTTCCACTTTGAAGATCAACTGCAATCCACAATTAAGGTTCCAAGATAAAACTCAAAATTGAGAATAACTGCAAGTTAAATTTCAGAGCAACAAAGCCATTTTAAAATATCttctaacatttttttttgtttcaaatttctaaaTAAAGTACATTTGAAGCAACCGGTgatttcataatgagacaaaTGTTTCGGAAGGGTGTGTGCGTACGTCTGAGCAGATGTGAACCGATCCAAACCACATCTGCTCAGTCATTGAAGAAGGTCTGATTATTCAGTTCTTATTGTGTGCTTATGCAAGATGGAAAATGCGATGAATACGGTTTCTCATCTGTTTTTTCGAAGttatgaaagaaattcaatatAATTGCCGTATGTCGCATTTGTTGACCTCGATCTTCTTCAGGGAAAGAT from Tigriopus californicus strain San Diego chromosome 5, Tcal_SD_v2.1, whole genome shotgun sequence carries:
- the LOC131880282 gene encoding glucose dehydrogenase [FAD, quinone]-like; the protein is MNLHILYYWILVVTSLVFYSYVHLSYYVQMYFTKLMVAPPKDASNYDFLVIGSGSAGSVVAGRLAEAGHHVLLIEAGGPSNWLQGIPAFVSHFMSSPYDWKYDFVPSENAGQGVVMSIPRGKVLGGSSMLNWMLYLRGHRKDYDEWESFGNTGWSYKDVLPYYKKSESFYGKVDQQENFHGSNGPTGVKQTPHRHPINHVYNQGFREMGYELGDPNGASEGGFFEHVQVTIDKDSWRLGTYRSYVEPLLGKANIDVLTFAQATKLIFEGKRAVGVEVNRFGQTLKYYAQKEVILSAGAIASPHLLMLSGVGPKNHLEHLNIPVIKDLPVGDNLQDHLHVYYPFYMNGTKSGLTTSPFNVLNPLNYIDFFLNGAGPLADNNIGSNGYYNTKHNPDQTRPDAQMHSCAYAHGNDFGAAMKDSYRYKGKSWEYMFEPYLGMETSYLLPTLSRPKSRGFIRLNSNDYQDQPIIEHRYVSHPDDMKVLVEGMKFAHAMKDTKSFQENGVTPFRPDKYFCGDHEPYTDLYWECFVRHWALTVYHQSGTCKMGPKDDKTAVVDPRLRVYGLESLRVIDASIMPTIVSGNTHGPVIMIGEKGADMIIQDWAQSSEAKPAVKIPSDSRKDEL